In Periplaneta americana isolate PAMFEO1 chromosome 3, P.americana_PAMFEO1_priV1, whole genome shotgun sequence, the following are encoded in one genomic region:
- the LOC138696066 gene encoding protein SET-like → MSNGATPKKVKKLDGAGASGDADESRDYDVETQKALEEIDACQNEIDALNEKASEEILIVEQKYNKLRKPYFDKRNDIIKRIPNFWVTAFVNHPQISAILDEDEEDCLHYLTKLEVEEFDDIKSGYRINFHFEENPYFDNSVLTKEFHLGSSGDPASQSTVIRWKEGHDLSKKNKDKNGGKGRKRFLEQKTLFSWLVDHADPSADDIAEVIKDDMWPNPLQYYLVPDIEVENGVEGEDDGSDDDEGDDAELAEVEEEEDIDGEDGGDNLAEDEDEDVGEQEDDEGADD, encoded by the coding sequence ATGTCGAATGGAGCGACGCCGAAGAAGGTAAAGAAACTTGATGGAGCGGGAGCATCAGGGGACGCAGATGAAAGTAGGGATTATGATGTGGAAACGCAGAAGGCTCTAGAGGAAATCGACGCTTGCCAAAATGAAATAGATGCGTTAAATGAGAAAGCAAGCGAAGAAATTCTCATTGTTGAACAGAAGTACAACAAATTGAGAAAACCATACTTCGATAAGCGGAATGATATTATTAAAAGGATACCAAACTTCTGGGTAACTGCTTTTGTAAATCATCCACAAATATCGGCCATTCTTGATGAGGATGAAGAGGATTGCCTACATTATTTGACAAAATTGGAGGTTGAAGAATTTGATGATATAAAATCTGGATAcagaataaattttcattttgaagaaAATCCTTACTTTGATAATAGTGTACTCACAAAAGAATTCCATCTTGGATCGTCTGGTGATCCTGCGTCTCAGAGTACCGTAATTCGTTGGAAGGAGGGACATGATCTGTCTAAAaagaataaagataaaaatggtgGAAAGGGAAGGAAGAGATTCTTGGAACAGAAGACTTTATTCAGCTGGCTCGTAGACCACGCAGACCCATCAGCAGATGACATTGCAGAAGTCATAAAAGATGATATGTGGCCAAATCCTCTTCAATACTACCTAGTACCTGATATCGAGGTTGAGAACGGGGTGGAGGGTGAAGATGACGGCAGCGACGATGATGAAGGGGATGATGCAGAACTTGCAGAGGTTGAGGAAGAAGAGGATATTGACGGTGAGGACGGAGGTGACAATTTGGCTGAGGATGAGGACGAAGATGTTGGAGAGCAGGAGGATGATGAAGGTGCAGATGACTGA